A window of the Brassica napus cultivar Da-Ae chromosome C5, Da-Ae, whole genome shotgun sequence genome harbors these coding sequences:
- the LOC106432367 gene encoding ribonuclease 3-like protein 2 produces the protein MDRLIRFFSPDFNSPTITPSNFSPSVNYRAITRPPLSPEKMESLQAVEKIVNYSFANKSLLEEALTHTSCVDFPSYERLEFVGDSAIGLALTNYLYLTYPNAEPHELSQLRAANVSTEKFARVALKHGLYRFLRRNAPSLDEKVTEFSEAVCKEDDSVYYGGLVKAPKVLADLLESVAGAVYIDVNFDLQRFWVIFRGLLEPIFTLDDLQQQPQPISMLFQLCHKHGKRLAIRYLKEGKRNIAGVYLDDEFFASGSAENKDTAKLLAAKEALGKFSECSPIAMVIDEGNVEVDLEDAKRKLYEICSKKKWPKPIYSIEEERGSANGKRFVCSARIKIPSEESPLYMKGDEESKKKKAENSSAYHMIIALRKSNYL, from the exons atggaTCGCTTGATTCGCTTCTTCTCGCCGGATTTCAACTCTCCGACGATCACTCCCTCTAACTTCTCACCTTCAGTCAATTATCGGGCGATCACTCGCCCTCCTCTATCGCCGGAGAAGATGGAATCTCTGCAAGCTGTGGAGAAGATCGTCAACTACAGTTTCGCTAACAAGAGTCTTCTCGAGGAAGCGCTTACGCACACTTCTTGCGTCGACTTTCCTTCGTACGAAAGGCTTGAGTTCGTAGGAGACAGCGCCATAGGTCTTGCCTTAACGAACTACTTGTACCTCACTTACCCTAACGCCGAACCGCACGAGCTGTCTCAGTTGAGAGCTGCTAATGTTAGCACCGAGAAATTCGCCCGTGTCGCACTCAAACACGGTCTCTACCGCTTTCTTCGTCGCAACGCTCCTTCTTTAGATGAAAAG GTTACAGAGTTCTCAGAGGCGGTGTGCAAAGAAGACGATTCAGTTTACTATGGTGGATTAGTGAAAGCTCCCAAAGTTCTCGCTGACCTCCTAGAGTCTGTAGCCGGAGCCGTTTACATAGATGTCAACTTTGATCTGCAAAGATTCTGGGTG ATCTTCAGgggtcttttggaacctataTTTACACTGGATGATCTCCAGCAGCAACCTCAGCCTATTAGTATGCTTTTCCAGTTATGTCATAAACACGGCAAGAGACTCGCCATCAGGTATCTGAAAGAGGGCAAAAGAAATATCGCTGGTGTATATCTCGATGACGAGTTTTTTGCTTCTGGGAGTGCTGAGAACAAAGATACCGCCAAGCTGTTAGCTGCTAAGGAAGCACTAGGGAAGTTTTCAGAATGTTCGCCTATTGCAATGGTTATTGATGAGGGTAATGTAGAGGTTGACCTTGAAGATGCCAAAAGGAAGTTGTATGAGATTTGCTCCAAGAAAAAGTGGCCTAAACCAATTTACAG TATTGAGGAAGAAAGAGGGTCGGCAAATGGGAAGAGATTTGTGTGTTCAGCTAGAATAAAGATCCCTAGTGAAGAGAGTCCGTTATATATGAAGGGGGATGAAGAATCCAAGAAAAAGAAAGCTGAAAACTCCTCAGCTTACCACATGATAATAGCTCTAAGGAAATCTAATTATCTCTAG